The following nucleotide sequence is from Betaproteobacteria bacterium.
ATGCCCTCCTCGGCCAGCTGATCCGGCCCCCACACGCTGAACCACCAGTCGGCGCCGAAGTCCTCGTCCACCTTGCGCATGGCGCGGCGAAAGTCGAGCGCCTGCTGAATCGATTCCTCCACCAGCGCGGTGCCGCCGGGCGGCTCCATCATCGCCGCCGCCACGTCGCAGGAGGCGATGATCGCGTACTGCGGGCTGGTCGACGTGTGCATGAGGTAGGCCTCGTTGAACACATCGCGATCGAGGCGCCGCGTCGCGGAATCCTGCACGAGGATCTGCGACGCCTGCGAGAGGCCCGCCAGCAGCTTGTGCGTCGATTGCGTGGAGATCACCATCGATTCGCGGCAGGCCGGGCGGTCGCGGCCGATCGCGTGCATGCCGGCGTAGAACGGGTGGAACGCCGCGTGCGGCAGCCATGCCTCGTCGAAGTGGAGCGTGTCGATGTGGCCGTCGAGCATCGCCTTGATGGTCTCGACGTTGTAGACGACGCCGTCGTAGGTGCTCTGCGTGATGGTCAGGATGCGCGGTTTGCCGCCCTCGCGCGCGAGCGGGTTCGCGTTGATCTTGCGCAGGATGTTCTCCGGCTTGAACTCCGCGAGCGGAATCGGCCCGATGATGCCGAAGTGGTTGCGCGTCGGCATCAGGAACACGGGCACGGCGCCGGTCATGGTGATCGCGTGCAGCACCGACTTGTGGCAGTTGCGGTCCACCACGACGACGTCGCCGGGCGCCACGGTGGAGTGCCAGACGATCTTGTTCGAGGTCGACGTACCGTTGGTGACGAAGAACAGGTGATCGCAGCCGAAGATCCGCGCCGCATTGCGCTCGCTCGCCGCCACCGGACCGGTGTGGTCGAGGAGCTGGCCGAGCTCGTCGACCGAGTTGCACACATCCGCGCGCAGCATGTTCTCGCCGAAGAACTGGTGGAACATCTGCCCGACCGGGCTCTTCAGGAACGCCACGCCGCCCGAATGCCCCGGGCAGTGCCACGAGTACGAGCCGTCCTGCGCGTAGTGCGTGAGCGCCCGGAAGAACGGCGGCGCGAGACTGTCCAGATACACGCGCGCCTCGCGCACGATGTAACGTGCGACGAACTCCGGTGTGTCCTCGAACATGTGGATGAAGCCGTGCAACTCGCGCAGCACATCGTTCGGGATGTGGCGCGAGGTGCGCGTCTCACCATAGAGGAAGATCGGGATGTCGGCGTTGCGCCAGCGGATCTCTTCCACGAATGCGCGCAGGTCGGCCACCGCCTTGTCCGCCTGCTCCGGCGAGCTGAACTCCTCGTCGTCGATCGACAGGATGAAGGCAGAGGCGCGGCTCTGCTGCTGTGCGAAGCTGGAGAGATCGCCGAAGCTGGTGACGCCGAGCACCTCCCAGCCTTCGTCCTCGATCGCCTTGGCGACGGTGCGGATCGACAGCCCGCTCGCGTTCTCGGAGCGGAAGTCCTCGTCGATGATGATGACGGGAAAGCGGAAGCGCATGGTCGTGGGCAGGCCGGGCCGGTTCGGCGGTGGCGGAATGCTCCCAGCGAACCCCGGCTCCGTCAAGCCCGAATCCGGGCGCGCGCCCTAGGCCCTGGGCGGGCGGGTGACGCGC
It contains:
- a CDS encoding lysine decarboxylase; translated protein: MRFRFPVIIIDEDFRSENASGLSIRTVAKAIEDEGWEVLGVTSFGDLSSFAQQQSRASAFILSIDDEEFSSPEQADKAVADLRAFVEEIRWRNADIPIFLYGETRTSRHIPNDVLRELHGFIHMFEDTPEFVARYIVREARVYLDSLAPPFFRALTHYAQDGSYSWHCPGHSGGVAFLKSPVGQMFHQFFGENMLRADVCNSVDELGQLLDHTGPVAASERNAARIFGCDHLFFVTNGTSTSNKIVWHSTVAPGDVVVVDRNCHKSVLHAITMTGAVPVFLMPTRNHFGIIGPIPLAEFKPENILRKINANPLAREGGKPRILTITQSTYDGVVYNVETIKAMLDGHIDTLHFDEAWLPHAAFHPFYAGMHAIGRDRPACRESMVISTQSTHKLLAGLSQASQILVQDSATRRLDRDVFNEAYLMHTSTSPQYAIIASCDVAAAMMEPPGGTALVEESIQQALDFRRAMRKVDEDFGADWWFSVWGPDQLAEEG